The Phycisphaeraceae bacterium genome has a window encoding:
- a CDS encoding LptF/LptG family permease: MPWLLYRYVLGELLRTILLATGVLVAVIAFGATVKPLASGKLAPVDVAKYVALAIVPMLQFALPFAAGFGSTIVMHRLVTDNEVLACAASGVSYRRFLLPVLGLGLAITLLLLVLVYFVVPRFWVLMQRAVTEDIARLFDRAVDERGAFVLGNLQIYAEGLDIIPNPPDTGASKRLVLRRVAAAELNDAGEIVTDVTARSAVVDIHERREGSFLMLALEDAVAFNRQDGSLARIEVIAPQRPILLPETLVDKPKFMSLGQILQVRRDRDGYREVKRRKQQLADALTRHATMEMLREGVAAGSVEFTELHGAGRYVVRADRIQGGTLTRAGAAPVEVVEYEGEREVRRLACAAASVTLTQTDPLGLRLGLLLRDCLETRPNDAGMPPIRRAEVAIVDLRPPGDAASELEALPSAELLARAAQPARTDREVAGAVRQVEFELADLGYETAARLHQRAALATTGLLLVMLGSLLALVMRNTLPLTIYLLAFLPSILDMLLISGGEQTIRDNNLTVGAAVMWSGNALLAALSILAYLRLRRN; encoded by the coding sequence ATGCCCTGGCTGCTTTATCGCTACGTGCTCGGCGAGCTGCTGCGGACGATTCTGCTGGCCACCGGCGTGCTGGTGGCGGTGATCGCCTTCGGCGCCACCGTCAAGCCGCTGGCCTCGGGCAAACTCGCCCCCGTGGACGTGGCCAAGTACGTGGCCCTGGCCATCGTGCCCATGCTGCAGTTCGCCCTGCCCTTCGCGGCGGGGTTCGGCTCGACCATCGTGATGCATCGCCTGGTGACTGACAACGAGGTGCTGGCCTGCGCCGCCAGCGGGGTGAGCTACCGACGCTTCCTGCTCCCCGTCCTCGGGCTGGGGCTGGCCATCACGCTGCTCCTGCTGGTGCTGGTGTACTTCGTGGTGCCGCGCTTCTGGGTGCTGATGCAGCGGGCGGTGACCGAGGACATCGCGCGACTGTTCGACCGCGCCGTGGACGAGCGCGGCGCGTTCGTGCTGGGAAACCTGCAGATTTACGCCGAGGGGCTGGACATCATTCCCAATCCGCCCGACACCGGCGCCAGCAAGCGGCTGGTGCTGCGCCGCGTGGCGGCGGCGGAACTGAACGACGCGGGCGAGATCGTCACCGACGTCACCGCCCGCAGCGCGGTCGTGGACATTCACGAGCGACGGGAAGGATCGTTCCTCATGCTGGCGCTCGAGGACGCGGTGGCGTTCAACCGGCAGGATGGCAGTCTGGCCCGGATCGAGGTGATCGCGCCGCAGCGGCCGATCCTGCTTCCCGAGACGCTGGTGGACAAGCCCAAGTTCATGTCGCTGGGGCAGATTCTGCAGGTGCGGCGCGATCGCGACGGCTACCGCGAGGTGAAGCGACGCAAGCAGCAGCTGGCCGACGCCCTGACCCGCCATGCGACGATGGAGATGCTGCGCGAAGGCGTCGCGGCCGGCTCCGTCGAGTTCACGGAGCTTCACGGCGCGGGGCGATACGTGGTCCGAGCCGATCGCATCCAGGGCGGCACGCTCACCCGCGCGGGCGCGGCCCCGGTGGAAGTCGTCGAGTACGAGGGAGAACGCGAGGTGCGCCGACTGGCCTGCGCCGCCGCCAGCGTCACGCTGACTCAGACCGATCCCCTCGGGCTGCGACTGGGCCTGCTGCTCCGTGACTGCCTGGAGACGCGCCCGAATGACGCCGGCATGCCCCCCATCCGACGCGCCGAGGTGGCCATCGTGGACCTTCGGCCTCCCGGCGACGCGGCGTCCGAACTCGAAGCCCTGCCCTCCGCCGAACTGCTCGCCCGCGCCGCGCAACCAGCCCGCACGGACCGCGAGGTGGCGGGCGCGGTGCGACAGGTGGAGTTCGAGCTGGCCGACCTCGGCTACGAAACGGCGGCGCGTCTCCACCAGCGCGCCGCCCTGGCCACGACCGGCCTGCTGCTCGTGATGCTCGGCTCGCTGCTGGCCCTCGTGATGCGGAACACCCTGCCCCTCACCATCTATCTGCTGGCCTTCCTGCCCTCCATCCTCGACATGCTCCTCATCTCGGGAGGTGAACAGACCATCCGCGACAACAACCTCACGGTCGGCGCCGCGGTCATGTGGTCGGGCAACGCGCTGCTGGCGGCGCTGTCGATCCTGGCGTATCTGCGCTTGAGGAGGAACTAG
- a CDS encoding LptF/LptG family permease, whose product MTLIDRHLIRRFLANFAILFTLVYLLATAIDLILQLDEFMQAVERMKGKDPGVVTTVSTLAGLVWEFHGPRVFQLFAYLLGVLSVGAASFTLAQMLRHRETVALLASGMSLYRLAWPLVMAAFGLNLLHVVNSNVILPSMAPLLIRSHGDLGREGVAAFPVPFTADRNGALLHAPAFHRDRAALERPTILVRDALGRTSTRITADEATWDAAQGAWRLANGRTQTLRAEPGAQRDIVEHGTAELFPTDLTPQVLVVRRYAEFAQMLSPSQIGELMRASASVDQAALARIRYGRYAVVFTNLLLLLLCLPFFLLRLPGNLLPASVKCAGTAVSVMLGSFILMEVPLAGIPAAAGVFMPVAILIPLALAHLSFVRT is encoded by the coding sequence GTGACACTCATCGACCGCCATCTGATCCGACGCTTCCTCGCGAACTTCGCGATCCTGTTCACGCTGGTGTACCTGCTGGCGACGGCGATCGACCTGATCCTGCAGCTCGACGAGTTCATGCAGGCGGTGGAGCGGATGAAGGGAAAGGACCCCGGCGTGGTCACCACCGTCAGCACGCTGGCCGGACTGGTGTGGGAGTTTCACGGCCCGCGCGTCTTTCAGTTGTTCGCCTATCTGCTGGGCGTGCTGTCCGTCGGGGCGGCGTCGTTCACCCTGGCGCAGATGCTGCGTCACCGCGAGACGGTGGCCCTGCTCGCCTCGGGCATGTCGCTCTACCGGCTGGCGTGGCCCCTCGTCATGGCGGCGTTCGGGCTGAACCTGCTGCACGTGGTCAACAGCAACGTCATTCTGCCCTCGATGGCGCCGCTGCTGATCCGCAGCCACGGCGACCTGGGACGCGAGGGCGTCGCCGCGTTTCCCGTGCCCTTCACCGCCGACCGCAACGGTGCGCTGCTCCACGCCCCGGCGTTTCATCGGGATCGCGCCGCCCTGGAGCGACCCACCATCCTGGTGCGCGACGCCCTGGGGCGCACCTCCACCCGCATCACCGCCGACGAGGCGACCTGGGACGCGGCGCAGGGCGCCTGGCGGCTGGCCAACGGACGAACCCAGACCCTGCGGGCCGAGCCGGGCGCTCAGCGCGACATCGTCGAGCACGGGACGGCGGAACTCTTCCCGACCGATCTCACGCCGCAGGTGCTGGTGGTGCGCCGCTACGCCGAGTTCGCGCAGATGCTCAGCCCGTCGCAGATCGGGGAACTGATGCGCGCCTCGGCGTCGGTGGATCAGGCCGCCCTCGCCCGCATCCGCTACGGACGGTACGCGGTGGTCTTCACCAACCTGCTGCTGCTGCTGCTCTGCCTGCCGTTCTTCCTGCTTCGGCTTCCCGGGAACCTGCTGCCCGCCAGCGTGAAATGCGCCGGCACGGCGGTGAGCGTGATGCTGGGTTCATTCATCCTGATGGAAGTACCGCTGGCGGGCATTCCCGCGGCGGCGGGCGTGTTCATGCCGGTGGCGATTCTGATTCCGCTCGCTCTGGCGCATCTGAGCTTCGTGCGGACGTGA
- a CDS encoding MBL fold metallo-hydrolase: protein MILQRFDVPGLAHYSYAVGCEKTGQMAIVDPERNIERYLDFARRNGARVTHVLETHIHADYASGARELSEKTGAPVFASTYDVGETFTVAFPHTDVRDGDVFDLGSVRLKALHTPGHTPEHLAFLVYDLASHPDVPAVMLSGDFLFVGSLGRPDLLGEDQKLALARGMFRTVRDKLKGLPDSLEILPAHGAGSMCGSGMSGEASSTLGAERLSNPYLDPTLDEDTFVKRLLGTVPVFPPYYRRMKRFNSEGHARPASVLSPPALPVADFASRLEAGAVVIDTRDQVTFGAGHVPGAIGIGAGSGLAVWASWLVPYEKPLLLVTRDAREAADAAAGLARVGLDGVIGHLQGGFEAWTKSGKPVAMLPQVSPRDLHRRLTGGEPITVVDVRAPGEWNAGHVEGAVHLFGGTITDHLGELPDKAAPVAVMCGGGYRSTAVASVLARHGFTNLLNVTGGMGAWMQQGLPTTGAALACAG, encoded by the coding sequence ATGATCCTGCAGCGATTCGACGTGCCGGGGCTGGCCCACTATTCCTACGCCGTGGGCTGCGAGAAGACGGGACAGATGGCGATCGTCGATCCCGAGCGGAACATCGAGCGGTATCTCGACTTTGCTCGACGGAACGGCGCCCGCGTCACCCACGTGCTCGAGACGCACATCCACGCCGACTACGCCAGCGGGGCGCGGGAACTCTCGGAGAAGACCGGCGCGCCGGTGTTCGCCTCGACGTACGACGTGGGCGAAACGTTCACCGTCGCATTTCCCCACACCGATGTGCGCGACGGCGACGTGTTCGACCTCGGCTCCGTCCGCCTCAAGGCCCTTCACACGCCCGGACACACGCCGGAGCACCTGGCGTTCCTGGTCTATGACCTGGCCTCGCACCCGGACGTGCCCGCCGTCATGCTGTCGGGCGACTTCCTCTTCGTCGGCTCGCTGGGACGGCCTGACCTGCTGGGCGAGGATCAGAAACTCGCCCTCGCCCGCGGCATGTTCCGCACCGTGCGCGACAAACTGAAGGGGCTGCCCGACTCGCTTGAGATCCTTCCCGCGCACGGCGCGGGGTCGATGTGCGGGTCGGGGATGAGCGGCGAGGCATCCTCCACCCTCGGCGCTGAGCGACTGAGCAACCCGTATCTCGATCCCACGCTGGACGAGGACACGTTCGTCAAGCGGCTGCTCGGCACCGTGCCCGTGTTCCCGCCCTACTACCGGCGGATGAAGCGGTTCAACTCCGAAGGCCACGCCCGGCCCGCCAGCGTGCTCTCGCCGCCCGCGCTGCCCGTGGCGGACTTCGCCAGCCGGCTGGAGGCGGGCGCGGTCGTCATCGACACGCGCGATCAGGTGACGTTCGGTGCGGGTCACGTGCCCGGCGCCATCGGCATCGGCGCGGGCTCCGGACTGGCGGTGTGGGCCTCGTGGCTCGTACCCTACGAGAAGCCCCTGCTGCTCGTGACGCGCGACGCACGCGAGGCGGCGGACGCCGCGGCGGGACTGGCCCGCGTGGGACTCGACGGCGTGATCGGCCACCTGCAGGGCGGCTTCGAAGCGTGGACCAAGTCCGGCAAGCCGGTGGCGATGCTCCCGCAGGTCTCGCCGCGCGATCTGCACCGACGCCTGACCGGGGGCGAACCCATCACCGTGGTGGATGTGCGCGCCCCGGGCGAATGGAACGCCGGCCACGTGGAAGGCGCGGTCCACCTGTTCGGCGGAACGATCACCGACCACCTGGGCGAACTGCCCGACAAGGCCGCGCCGGTCGCGGTGATGTGCGGCGGCGGATACCGCTCCACCGCCGTCGCCAGCGTGCTGGCGCGCCACGGGTTCACCAATCTCCTCAACGTCACGGGCGGCATGGGCGCGTGGATGCAGCAGGGCCTGCCCACCACGGGCGCCGCGCTCGCCTGCGCCGGGTGA
- a CDS encoding rhodanese-like domain-containing protein, with product MTAPDTTKPAATPHKTELTPAEAKAMLDRGEAVLIDVREPMEHARERIEGARLLPLGKLCAEAVGDTGGCRVILHCASGNRSGQGVRKLLEEHGVQVSHVTGGIAGWKQAGLPTVVNRKAPLPIMRQVQMVAGGLVLTGVVLGALINPWFNALAGFVGAGLFFAGASGWCGMAMLLAKMPWNRV from the coding sequence ATGACCGCTCCCGACACGACGAAGCCCGCCGCCACGCCGCACAAGACGGAACTCACGCCCGCGGAGGCCAAGGCCATGCTCGACCGGGGCGAAGCGGTGCTGATCGACGTGCGCGAACCGATGGAGCACGCCCGCGAGCGCATCGAAGGCGCGCGTCTGCTTCCCTTGGGGAAACTGTGCGCCGAAGCCGTCGGCGACACGGGCGGCTGCCGCGTCATCCTGCACTGCGCCAGCGGCAACCGTTCGGGCCAGGGTGTGCGGAAACTGCTCGAGGAGCATGGCGTGCAGGTATCGCACGTGACGGGCGGCATCGCCGGATGGAAGCAGGCCGGGCTGCCCACCGTGGTCAACCGCAAGGCGCCGCTGCCCATCATGCGGCAGGTGCAGATGGTCGCGGGCGGCCTAGTCCTCACCGGCGTCGTGCTGGGCGCGCTGATCAACCCGTGGTTCAACGCGCTGGCGGGGTTCGTCGGCGCCGGACTGTTCTTCGCGGGCGCCTCCGGCTGGTGCGGCATGGCCATGCTGCTGGCGAAGATGCCGTGGAACCGGGTATGA
- a CDS encoding prepilin-type N-terminal cleavage/methylation domain-containing protein has protein sequence MKRSHRAFTLTELVVVLGVVALLAAILLPALAGVRRAAGRSASSSNLRTISALIEQYASNHDQAYPFPDESRSYPLGCGGVRIQFGHWSAAINWPMIVGATISWEQHFGVMHSPGAARSIDQPNCGHPTSYEFSHSFIARPELWSVSTPTLGALLRPTRTSEVRHPSRKVLMWDREATFLRQPIERSGPDIAESVPMLFVDGHVASHVPSQASEPVENPYLRGSDRGNQRLHNTRDGVLGWDY, from the coding sequence ATGAAACGATCGCACAGAGCATTCACGCTGACAGAACTGGTGGTTGTGCTGGGTGTGGTGGCTCTGCTCGCGGCCATCCTGCTCCCCGCGCTGGCAGGAGTTCGTCGCGCCGCGGGGAGGAGCGCGAGCAGTTCCAATCTTCGCACCATCAGCGCGCTGATCGAGCAGTACGCCTCGAACCACGATCAGGCCTATCCGTTCCCGGATGAGTCGCGTTCATACCCTCTCGGATGCGGAGGGGTGAGGATTCAGTTCGGCCACTGGAGTGCTGCGATCAACTGGCCCATGATCGTCGGGGCGACGATTTCCTGGGAGCAGCACTTCGGCGTCATGCACTCACCCGGCGCCGCGAGATCGATCGATCAACCCAACTGCGGTCACCCGACCTCCTACGAGTTCAGCCACTCCTTCATTGCTCGGCCCGAACTCTGGAGCGTTTCAACGCCGACGCTCGGCGCCCTGCTTCGCCCCACACGAACCTCGGAGGTCCGTCATCCCTCGCGCAAAGTGCTCATGTGGGATCGCGAAGCAACCTTCCTGCGTCAGCCGATCGAGCGGAGCGGTCCGGACATCGCCGAATCCGTGCCGATGCTCTTCGTGGACGGGCATGTCGCGTCGCATGTGCCGTCGCAGGCATCCGAACCGGTTGAGAATCCCTACCTGCGTGGGTCCGATCGTGGCAACCAGCGCCTCCACAACACGCGAGACGGTGTGTTGGGCTGGGATTATTGA
- a CDS encoding calcium/sodium antiporter — MLSSLGLLLLGLILLVIGGEALLRGAVGLAALLRLTPAVIGLTVVAAGTSVPELAVSGIAASRGSADIAVANVVGSNIFNLAFILGLAALIRPMGITGNTIRLEYPVLAIVTLLCLVIAQDGTINRLDAALCLAVYVGFTVYMVMLVRQQVTAAEDLELRAEITELSPAREKPRPWICAGLVVLGVALLDRGAAFTVSGAVDLARMLGWSERIIGLTIVSVGTSLPEVVASAVSAIRGRSDVAIGNLIGSNLFNILMILGIVSLISPLTVQPALLESDCWWMLGVTLAIFPIMATGRRVNRLEGLALLATYGVYLATLMLTTSSPHS; from the coding sequence GTGCTGTCGTCGCTCGGACTGCTGCTGCTGGGACTGATTCTGCTGGTGATCGGAGGCGAGGCCCTGCTGCGCGGCGCGGTTGGGCTGGCCGCCCTGCTTCGGCTCACCCCGGCGGTCATCGGGCTGACGGTGGTGGCGGCGGGAACCTCGGTGCCCGAGCTGGCGGTGAGCGGGATCGCGGCGTCGCGCGGCAGCGCGGACATCGCTGTCGCCAACGTGGTCGGCTCCAACATCTTCAACCTGGCGTTCATCCTCGGTCTCGCCGCGCTCATCCGCCCCATGGGCATCACGGGCAACACCATCCGGCTGGAGTACCCGGTGCTGGCGATCGTCACCCTGCTCTGCCTGGTCATCGCGCAGGACGGCACGATCAACCGGCTTGATGCCGCACTCTGCCTCGCCGTGTATGTGGGGTTCACCGTCTACATGGTGATGCTGGTGCGGCAGCAGGTGACGGCGGCGGAGGATCTTGAGCTCCGCGCCGAGATCACCGAACTCTCGCCCGCCAGGGAAAAGCCGCGACCCTGGATCTGCGCGGGGCTGGTGGTGCTGGGCGTGGCGCTGCTGGACCGAGGGGCGGCGTTCACCGTGTCCGGCGCAGTGGACCTGGCCCGGATGCTGGGCTGGTCGGAGCGCATCATCGGGTTGACGATCGTCTCCGTGGGCACCAGTCTGCCCGAGGTGGTGGCTTCGGCGGTCTCCGCAATCCGCGGGCGCAGCGACGTGGCGATCGGCAACCTGATCGGCTCCAACCTCTTCAACATCCTCATGATCCTGGGCATCGTGTCACTGATCTCCCCGCTCACCGTGCAGCCCGCGCTGCTGGAGTCGGACTGCTGGTGGATGCTGGGCGTGACGCTGGCGATCTTCCCGATCATGGCGACGGGGCGGCGCGTCAACCGGCTCGAGGGCCTCGCCCTGCTGGCGACGTACGGGGTGTATCTGGCAACTTTGATGCTCACAACTTCTTCACCCCACTCTTGA
- a CDS encoding DUF1080 domain-containing protein has translation MSASVITIGSALSFALAAASLLAFASAPAGDKKVVVRDAWGEEVTVHGYDDEKLDEKWFVHDPERPQPPRAEAEKIRPNLHAQPPEGAIVLFDGSDLEAWKGGAWAIGDGFMEVRRGGIETIEHFSSCRLHIEWASPKEVRGEGQGRGNSGVFFFGRYEIQVLDSWKNATYADGMAASLYGQRPPDFNAAVEPGEWNSYDIEFHAPVFDDDGAVTKPARVTVIWNGVKVHDNVELIGATSHRRKASYSRHGTKGPISLQDHGDPVRFRNIWVAPLAE, from the coding sequence ATGTCCGCATCCGTCATCACCATCGGTTCCGCGTTGTCTTTTGCGCTGGCCGCCGCTTCGCTGCTGGCCTTCGCGTCGGCGCCAGCGGGCGACAAGAAGGTGGTGGTCAGGGACGCGTGGGGCGAGGAAGTCACCGTCCACGGCTACGACGACGAAAAACTGGACGAGAAGTGGTTCGTGCATGACCCCGAGCGACCCCAGCCACCGCGCGCCGAGGCCGAGAAGATCAGGCCGAACCTTCATGCCCAGCCGCCCGAGGGGGCGATCGTGCTCTTTGACGGCAGCGATCTTGAAGCGTGGAAGGGCGGCGCCTGGGCGATCGGCGACGGATTCATGGAAGTCCGCCGGGGCGGCATCGAGACGATCGAACACTTCAGCTCGTGCCGGCTGCACATTGAGTGGGCCAGCCCGAAGGAGGTGCGCGGCGAGGGACAGGGCCGGGGCAACAGCGGGGTGTTCTTCTTCGGGCGATACGAGATCCAGGTGCTCGACTCGTGGAAGAACGCCACCTACGCGGACGGCATGGCCGCATCGCTGTACGGCCAGCGCCCGCCGGACTTCAACGCCGCGGTCGAGCCGGGCGAGTGGAACTCGTACGACATCGAGTTTCACGCCCCGGTGTTCGACGACGACGGCGCCGTGACGAAGCCCGCCCGCGTGACGGTGATCTGGAACGGCGTGAAAGTTCACGACAACGTCGAGTTGATCGGCGCCACCAGCCACCGCCGCAAGGCCAGTTACAGCCGGCACGGAACGAAGGGACCGATCTCCCTGCAGGATCACGGCGACCCGGTGCGCTTCCGCAACATCTGGGTGGCGCCGCTGGCGGAGTGA
- a CDS encoding histidine--tRNA ligase — protein MAARSHTYQPPKGTRDFYPPDMAVRRHLESIWRTVSINHGFEEIDGPTFEHLDLYTVKSGDEIVSQLFRFQREGGDTEYALRPEFTPTLARMYAARAGSLPSPTRWFCIPNFFRAERPQRGRLREFWQWNADIIGDPSPRADAEVIAVAVNALEVMGLPSKDITIRISHRGLLAEALTASGVAADRVEPAMVLLDRREKMEADAFAREAAALGLDAARLQANLSRRQEVINSAIAALEKGNEPATVDAAAEPAVAGLIELARRLHDRTVLRWCEFDFSIVRGLAYYTGTVFEIHEATGKERAIAGGGRYDGLVALYGGPPTPAVGFAMGDVVIRLVLEDKGLLQPAEHYLPRPDAFIISTGDEQAEHELTPLLARLRREGLHVRTTARQTRNVGKLLGDAARCRARHAVILGAELADGNVVVKNLDTNDQRTIALDSLLAALRG, from the coding sequence ATGGCCGCCCGATCGCACACGTACCAGCCGCCCAAAGGCACGCGCGACTTCTACCCGCCCGATATGGCGGTGCGCCGCCACCTCGAATCCATCTGGCGCACGGTGTCGATCAACCACGGCTTCGAGGAGATTGACGGTCCCACCTTCGAGCATCTGGACCTCTACACCGTCAAGAGCGGCGACGAAATTGTCTCGCAGCTCTTCCGCTTCCAGCGCGAAGGCGGCGACACCGAGTACGCCCTGCGGCCCGAGTTCACGCCCACCCTGGCGCGCATGTATGCGGCCCGCGCCGGTTCGCTGCCCAGCCCCACGCGCTGGTTCTGCATCCCCAACTTCTTCCGCGCCGAACGGCCCCAGCGCGGGCGGCTGCGCGAGTTCTGGCAGTGGAACGCCGACATCATCGGCGACCCCTCGCCCCGCGCGGATGCCGAGGTCATCGCGGTAGCGGTCAACGCGCTGGAGGTGATGGGGCTGCCCTCGAAGGACATCACCATCCGTATCAGCCATCGCGGGCTGCTGGCGGAGGCCCTGACGGCGTCGGGCGTGGCCGCCGATCGTGTCGAGCCCGCCATGGTGCTGCTCGACCGCAGGGAGAAGATGGAAGCCGACGCCTTCGCCCGCGAGGCCGCCGCGCTCGGGCTGGACGCGGCGCGGCTGCAAGCCAACCTGTCACGGCGGCAGGAGGTCATCAACAGCGCCATCGCCGCGCTGGAGAAGGGGAACGAACCGGCGACAGTCGATGCCGCCGCCGAGCCCGCTGTGGCCGGGCTGATCGAGCTGGCGAGGCGCCTGCATGACCGCACCGTGCTCAGGTGGTGCGAGTTCGATTTCTCCATCGTCCGCGGGCTGGCCTACTACACCGGCACGGTCTTCGAGATTCACGAGGCCACCGGCAAGGAACGCGCCATCGCCGGCGGCGGGCGCTACGACGGGCTGGTAGCCCTCTATGGCGGCCCGCCTACGCCCGCCGTGGGCTTCGCCATGGGGGATGTGGTCATTCGGCTGGTGCTGGAGGACAAGGGCCTGCTTCAGCCCGCCGAGCATTACCTGCCGCGGCCTGATGCGTTCATCATCTCCACCGGCGATGAACAGGCCGAGCACGAGTTGACCCCGCTGCTGGCCCGCCTGCGCCGCGAGGGGCTGCACGTGCGCACCACCGCCAGGCAGACGCGAAACGTGGGCAAACTGCTGGGCGACGCCGCCAGATGCCGGGCGCGGCACGCCGTCATCCTCGGCGCCGAACTGGCGGACGGCAACGTGGTGGTGAAGAACCTCGACACCAACGACCAGCGGACGATCGCGCTGGACTCGCTCCTTGCCGCCCTGCGGGGGTGA
- a CDS encoding insulinase family protein — protein sequence MPQIVHRTLACGLDLLVEPMPGAASAALTWKFPAGAAGDPESRQGESAVLNEFTARGAGGLTSREHSDALDRVGVERSSSVGVHHLTISATMLGSNVPAALPLFAAVARDPLLPAEALEPVQSLCVQAIEGIKDDPQHEAMIRLRERHVPAPFNRHGYGEIDAINAMTIDDVRRAWKTRCVPRGTIVALAGAVDVDQAAAILDASLTGWRGACGEPVETAPAQGGIHHVEQPSAQVHIGIACDAPREADEGAMLERLAVAVLSGGMSGRLFTEVREKRSLCYSVGASYGAERERGVLTIYSGTTPERAQETLDVCLAEMKRLEQGVTIEEFRRAVVGLKSRLVMQGESTSARAGAIARDFHRLGRARTLDEIARAVDELTLDGLNAYLARRNFGPFTVVSVGPTALRV from the coding sequence ATGCCTCAGATCGTTCATCGCACGCTCGCCTGCGGCCTTGACCTGCTCGTGGAGCCCATGCCTGGGGCGGCCTCCGCCGCGTTGACATGGAAGTTTCCCGCCGGGGCCGCGGGTGATCCGGAGTCCCGTCAGGGCGAGTCGGCGGTCCTCAACGAGTTCACCGCGCGCGGCGCGGGCGGCCTAACCAGCCGCGAGCACAGCGATGCCCTCGACCGCGTGGGCGTGGAGCGCTCCAGCAGCGTGGGCGTGCATCACCTGACAATCTCGGCGACCATGCTGGGATCGAACGTGCCCGCCGCCCTGCCCCTGTTCGCCGCCGTCGCCCGCGACCCTCTGCTGCCGGCGGAGGCGCTCGAACCCGTCCAGTCGCTGTGCGTGCAGGCGATCGAGGGCATCAAGGACGACCCGCAGCACGAGGCCATGATCCGGCTCCGCGAGCGGCACGTGCCAGCGCCCTTCAACCGGCACGGGTACGGCGAGATCGACGCCATCAACGCCATGACCATCGACGATGTCCGCCGCGCGTGGAAGACCCGCTGCGTGCCGCGGGGCACGATCGTGGCGCTGGCCGGCGCGGTGGACGTGGATCAGGCGGCGGCAATTCTCGACGCGTCGCTGACCGGCTGGAGAGGCGCGTGCGGAGAGCCGGTGGAGACCGCTCCGGCCCAGGGCGGCATCCATCACGTCGAGCAGCCCAGTGCGCAGGTTCACATCGGCATCGCCTGCGACGCGCCGCGCGAGGCGGATGAAGGCGCCATGCTCGAGCGGCTCGCCGTCGCCGTGCTCAGCGGCGGCATGTCCGGACGGCTCTTCACCGAGGTGCGCGAGAAGCGCTCGCTGTGCTACTCAGTCGGGGCCAGTTACGGGGCGGAGCGCGAGCGCGGCGTGCTGACCATCTACTCCGGCACCACTCCCGAGCGGGCCCAGGAGACGCTCGATGTGTGCCTGGCGGAGATGAAGCGGCTGGAGCAGGGCGTGACGATCGAGGAGTTCCGCCGCGCCGTCGTCGGGCTCAAAAGCCGCCTGGTGATGCAGGGTGAATCGACCAGCGCGCGGGCCGGCGCCATCGCGCGTGACTTTCACCGGCTGGGACGCGCCCGCACGCTGGATGAAATTGCCCGGGCCGTGGATGAACTGACGCTGGATGGACTGAACGCCTACCTGGCGAGGCGGAACTTCGGCCCCTTCACGGTGGTGTCGGTGGGGCCGACGGCTCTGCGGGTATAG
- a CDS encoding ribonuclease Z gives MLPRRPPRPGQVGYLFIPPYRVQGLSVAGEETCVQIPELDVAFDIGMCPRIALSSPTIALSHAHMDHIGGLPYYFSQRHFHKMGMGRCVCPEPIAGPLRGMMQAWVPLEAQRTPHEIVGLAPGQQIQVKNNVFLRGVATSHTVPSLGYVLIERRTKLKEEFLDLPQTRLRELKQEGVEITRTIEIPLVAYTGDTEICPGLFTPEFAKAKIVITECTFFERGHRDRSKIGKHLHADDLSALMDAWEAEHVVVVHVSRRTNLAQARAAVRHPTAGERLHFLMDHRANQARYERQVEAMGPPVDEPEESETDSDAENSGDS, from the coding sequence ATGCTCCCCAGGCGTCCCCCCCGACCGGGCCAGGTCGGCTACCTCTTCATTCCGCCGTACCGCGTGCAGGGCCTGAGCGTGGCGGGCGAGGAGACGTGCGTCCAGATTCCCGAGCTGGATGTCGCCTTCGACATCGGCATGTGCCCGCGCATCGCGCTGTCGTCGCCCACGATCGCGCTGAGCCACGCGCATATGGATCACATCGGCGGTCTGCCGTACTACTTCAGCCAGCGGCACTTCCACAAGATGGGCATGGGTCGGTGCGTCTGCCCGGAGCCGATCGCCGGCCCGCTGCGCGGCATGATGCAGGCGTGGGTGCCTCTGGAGGCCCAGCGCACCCCGCATGAGATCGTCGGTCTGGCGCCCGGGCAGCAGATCCAGGTGAAGAACAACGTCTTCCTGCGCGGCGTGGCCACCAGCCACACGGTGCCGTCGCTGGGCTACGTGCTCATCGAACGTCGGACGAAGCTCAAGGAGGAGTTCCTCGATCTGCCGCAGACGCGCCTGCGCGAGTTGAAGCAGGAGGGTGTGGAGATCACCCGCACCATCGAGATACCGCTGGTGGCGTACACCGGCGACACGGAAATCTGCCCCGGACTGTTCACGCCCGAGTTCGCCAAGGCGAAGATCGTGATCACCGAATGCACCTTCTTCGAGCGCGGACACCGCGACCGGTCCAAGATCGGCAAGCACCTGCACGCCGACGACCTGAGCGCGCTGATGGATGCGTGGGAGGCGGAGCACGTGGTGGTAGTGCATGTGTCGCGGCGCACCAACCTGGCGCAGGCCCGCGCCGCGGTGCGCCACCCGACCGCGGGCGAGCGGCTGCACTTCCTGATGGACCACCGCGCCAACCAGGCGCGCTACGAGCGCCAGGTCGAGGCGATGGGTCCGCCGGTCGATGAGCCGGAGGAATCCGAGACGGATTCCGACGCGGAAAACTCCGGGGATTCGTGA